The following proteins are encoded in a genomic region of Bradyrhizobium sp. SK17:
- a CDS encoding CaiB/BaiF CoA-transferase family protein, with protein sequence MGALSHLRIVEIGSAAATSYCARLFADFGADVQKIEPPAGDPLRRTAPLTPQGHSAWFAFLNFNKSSVVLDKHEANAAARLRELVAGCDILLDGRGIAAADCPDIDLAALKRDNPGLIHLDLAWFGDRGPYADFVATDSTIRALAGLVKLVGPEQGPPMHAPDFQVGILGGLWGFIATASSVLGRMQDGRGRISHLSQFEASIAVTEYIMFESFSRGDIMRRIGVNRFWPTFPVGIYQTKQGWLGVTTVTPAQWRSFCEMLGLTELRDDPTLFMGVDRLQRVAEIEGKILPKLKQHTAQEWFAESLKRKIPIVPVPEIADLIADQEKRSRGAIVPITIGEESGFSCGTVQRLTATPPLPGGRVPDIGEPQAGRTAAPRVPVPKPSATSRLPLEGVRVVDFSMGWAGPICTRTLADLGADVIKIEAIQYPDWWRGVDRRPAYVLEQMYEKQLRYCIMNRNKRGITLDLTRPKGLALAKRLLADADLVVDNYSVEVLPKLGLGYDVLSKINPKLVMMSMSAFGAGSVHRDCRAYGSTLEQGSGLPSVVGDAGGPPVMSHTAFGDAVGGLNGAAAVLTALIHARLTGQGQFIDLAQIECMMPFAAPWIVAHSIDGKPPAKHGNRHPDFVPHGCFRCAGDDNWIMVAVSDDAMWPKLARLLGRADWARDETLRTAAGRRAIEAEIEAAITAWTSTRDADAAMGVLQSAGVASGVARLPIDLLKDPQLHARGFIQDVDRAFIGRHPQPSMPFREGDAPFAIRSVPPTLGEHNREILGGMLGLSDAELDELAREGIIGTEMLMDEQLVKENKRAAG encoded by the coding sequence ATGGGCGCGTTGTCGCATTTGCGGATAGTCGAGATCGGAAGCGCTGCGGCGACGAGCTATTGCGCGCGGCTGTTCGCCGATTTCGGCGCCGACGTGCAGAAGATCGAGCCGCCCGCGGGCGATCCGCTTCGACGCACCGCGCCGCTGACGCCGCAAGGCCACAGCGCATGGTTTGCGTTTCTCAATTTCAACAAGTCGAGCGTCGTTCTCGACAAGCATGAGGCCAATGCCGCCGCGCGCTTGCGCGAGTTGGTCGCCGGATGCGACATCCTGCTCGACGGGCGTGGCATCGCCGCAGCCGATTGTCCCGACATCGATCTCGCCGCGCTCAAGCGCGATAATCCCGGCCTGATCCATCTCGATCTCGCATGGTTCGGCGATCGCGGTCCCTATGCCGATTTCGTCGCGACCGACTCGACGATCCGGGCGCTCGCCGGCCTGGTGAAGCTGGTCGGGCCCGAGCAGGGGCCGCCGATGCACGCGCCGGATTTCCAGGTCGGCATTCTCGGCGGGCTGTGGGGCTTCATCGCAACCGCGTCCTCCGTGCTCGGTCGCATGCAGGACGGGCGTGGTCGGATCAGCCATCTCAGCCAATTCGAGGCCAGCATCGCCGTCACCGAATACATCATGTTCGAATCGTTCTCGCGCGGCGACATCATGCGGCGGATCGGCGTCAACCGGTTCTGGCCGACCTTTCCGGTCGGCATCTACCAGACCAAGCAGGGCTGGCTCGGCGTCACCACGGTGACCCCGGCGCAGTGGCGTTCGTTCTGCGAGATGCTGGGCCTGACCGAGCTGCGCGACGATCCGACGCTGTTCATGGGCGTCGATCGGCTGCAACGCGTCGCCGAGATCGAAGGCAAGATCCTGCCGAAGCTGAAGCAGCACACCGCGCAGGAATGGTTTGCCGAAAGTCTCAAGCGCAAGATCCCGATCGTGCCGGTGCCGGAGATAGCGGATCTCATCGCGGACCAGGAGAAGCGTTCGCGCGGCGCCATCGTCCCGATCACGATCGGCGAGGAAAGCGGCTTCTCCTGCGGCACGGTGCAGCGGTTGACGGCGACGCCGCCGCTGCCGGGAGGCCGCGTGCCTGACATCGGCGAGCCGCAGGCCGGGCGTACCGCCGCGCCGCGCGTGCCGGTGCCGAAGCCATCCGCGACCAGCCGCCTGCCACTCGAAGGTGTTCGTGTGGTCGACTTCTCGATGGGCTGGGCGGGACCGATCTGCACCCGCACGCTGGCCGATCTCGGCGCCGACGTCATCAAGATCGAGGCGATCCAGTACCCGGACTGGTGGCGCGGCGTCGACCGCCGCCCGGCCTATGTGCTGGAGCAGATGTACGAGAAGCAGCTGCGCTACTGCATCATGAACCGCAACAAGCGCGGCATCACGCTGGACCTGACGCGGCCGAAGGGGCTTGCGCTGGCCAAGCGCCTGCTCGCCGATGCCGATCTCGTGGTCGACAATTACTCGGTCGAGGTGCTGCCCAAGCTCGGCCTCGGCTACGACGTGCTGAGCAAGATCAATCCGAAGCTCGTGATGATGTCGATGTCGGCGTTCGGCGCCGGCAGCGTGCATCGCGATTGCCGCGCCTATGGTTCGACGCTGGAGCAGGGCTCCGGCCTGCCGAGCGTGGTCGGCGATGCCGGCGGGCCGCCGGTGATGAGCCACACCGCATTCGGTGACGCGGTCGGCGGCCTCAACGGCGCGGCCGCGGTGTTGACCGCGTTGATCCACGCCAGGCTGACCGGGCAGGGCCAGTTCATCGATCTCGCGCAGATCGAATGCATGATGCCGTTCGCCGCGCCCTGGATCGTGGCGCATTCGATCGACGGCAAGCCGCCGGCGAAACATGGCAACCGCCATCCGGACTTCGTGCCGCATGGCTGTTTCCGCTGTGCCGGCGACGACAACTGGATCATGGTCGCGGTCTCCGACGATGCGATGTGGCCGAAGCTCGCGCGGCTGCTCGGCCGCGCGGACTGGGCGAGGGACGAGACGCTCAGGACCGCCGCGGGCCGTCGTGCCATCGAGGCTGAGATCGAGGCTGCGATCACGGCCTGGACCTCGACGCGCGATGCCGATGCGGCGATGGGTGTGCTGCAATCCGCCGGCGTCGCGTCGGGCGTGGCACGGCTGCCGATCGATCTTCTGAAAGATCCGCAGCTGCATGCCCGTGGCTTCATCCAGGACGTCGACCGCGCCTTCATCGGCAGGCATCCGCAGCCATCGATGCCGTTCCGCGAAGGCGATGCGCCGTTCGCGATCCGCTCGGTGCCGCCGACGCTCGGCGAGCACAACCGCGAGATCCTCGGCGGCATGCTCGGCCTCTCCGATGCCGAGCTCGACGAGCTCGCGCGTGAGGGCATCATCGGCACCGAGATGCTGATGGATGAGCAGTTGGTGAAAGAGAACAAGCGGGCGGCGGGCTGA
- a CDS encoding ABC transporter ATP-binding protein: METGQPAQRKADGARDGARPLLSVRGLGIRFKTSQGIWQATRRIDFDVAPGERIGIVGESGCGKTITGLSILRLLPGNFAGLDGKILFDGADLASCSTRQMRAIRGKRIAMIFQEPMSALDPVFTVGHQIAETLRVHTDVSHEEARAKTLEMLRRVGIASPQRRIDDYPHQLSGGMRQRVMIAASLICGPQLLIADEPTTALDVTVQAQILELLRDISETSKTALMLITHDLGVVAETCTRMITMYAGEVIEDATVDEALVRPLHPYTSGLLRSLPHLSPRHGRLPSIPGRVPSIAEMPAGCRFRARCAHAAKGCETEQALQDAGGGRKVRCHRFAELNLPGALHPPDTATGARVARQ, translated from the coding sequence ATGGAAACCGGCCAACCGGCACAGCGCAAGGCGGACGGTGCGCGCGACGGCGCGCGGCCGCTGCTGTCCGTGCGCGGGCTCGGCATCCGTTTCAAGACCTCGCAGGGCATCTGGCAGGCGACGCGCCGGATCGACTTCGACGTCGCGCCCGGCGAGCGGATCGGCATCGTCGGCGAGAGCGGTTGCGGCAAGACCATCACCGGGCTGTCGATCCTGCGCCTGTTGCCGGGCAATTTTGCCGGGCTCGACGGCAAGATCCTGTTCGACGGCGCCGACCTGGCGTCATGCAGCACGCGGCAGATGCGTGCCATCCGCGGCAAGCGCATCGCGATGATCTTCCAGGAGCCGATGAGCGCGCTCGATCCGGTCTTCACCGTCGGCCACCAGATCGCCGAGACGCTGCGCGTCCATACCGATGTTTCCCATGAGGAAGCGCGCGCGAAGACGCTGGAGATGCTGCGCCGCGTCGGCATCGCCTCGCCGCAGCGGCGGATCGACGACTATCCGCATCAGCTCTCCGGCGGCATGCGCCAGCGCGTGATGATCGCCGCCAGCCTGATCTGCGGGCCGCAACTGCTGATCGCGGACGAGCCGACCACCGCGCTCGACGTCACCGTGCAGGCGCAGATCCTCGAACTGCTGCGCGACATCAGCGAGACCTCGAAGACCGCACTGATGCTGATCACCCACGATCTCGGCGTCGTTGCCGAAACCTGCACGCGCATGATCACGATGTATGCCGGCGAGGTGATCGAGGACGCCACCGTCGACGAGGCGCTGGTGCGGCCGCTGCATCCCTATACGTCGGGCCTGCTGCGCTCGCTGCCGCATTTGAGCCCGCGCCACGGCCGGCTGCCGTCGATCCCGGGCCGGGTGCCGTCGATTGCCGAGATGCCGGCCGGATGCCGCTTCCGCGCCCGCTGCGCGCATGCGGCGAAAGGCTGCGAGACGGAGCAGGCATTGCAGGACGCCGGCGGCGGCCGCAAGGTGCGCTGCCATCGCTTCGCCGAGCTCAATCTACCCGGCGCGCTGCATCCGCCCGACACTGCCACAGGCGCGAGGGTCGCGCGCCAATGA
- a CDS encoding ABC transporter ATP-binding protein has translation MTAATPEPRRDAIISVRDLQVRFQTSDRRATVKAVDGVNFDVRRGETFGIIGESGSGKTTIGRALVFLLKPSAGAILHDGIDPLALSRGQFQHHRRDYQIIFQDPNAALNPRMTILASVLEPLELARIGDRAARERQAREALERVGLPQEFGERYPHQLSGGQKQRVVIARALTLKPKLIVCDEVVAALDMSIRGDVLNLFADLQRDLGLTYVFITHDLAVVSHISERVAVMYLGQFVELGPTEEVAERPLHPYTIALLSAEPRPLPSSMRQDSRIVLQGEVPSPIDPPSGCRFRTRCPHAQPLCTERVPEWRELKPDHWVACHFADRPNFSPN, from the coding sequence ATGACCGCAGCCACTCCCGAGCCCCGCCGCGACGCCATTATCTCGGTGCGTGACCTCCAGGTCCGCTTCCAGACCTCGGACCGCCGCGCCACCGTGAAGGCGGTCGACGGCGTCAATTTCGACGTCCGGCGCGGCGAGACCTTCGGCATCATCGGCGAGTCCGGATCGGGCAAGACCACGATCGGCCGCGCGCTGGTGTTCCTGCTGAAACCCAGCGCCGGCGCCATCCTGCATGACGGCATCGATCCGCTGGCGCTGTCGCGCGGGCAATTCCAGCACCACCGCCGCGACTACCAGATCATCTTCCAGGACCCGAACGCCGCGCTGAACCCGCGCATGACCATCCTCGCCTCGGTGCTGGAGCCGCTGGAGCTCGCCCGCATCGGCGACCGTGCTGCGCGCGAGCGGCAGGCGAGGGAGGCGCTGGAGCGCGTCGGCCTGCCGCAGGAGTTCGGCGAGCGCTATCCGCACCAGCTGTCCGGCGGCCAGAAGCAGCGCGTCGTGATTGCCCGCGCGCTGACCCTGAAGCCGAAACTGATCGTCTGCGACGAGGTGGTGGCGGCGCTCGACATGTCGATCCGCGGCGACGTGCTCAACCTGTTCGCCGATCTGCAACGCGACCTCGGCCTGACCTACGTCTTCATCACCCACGATCTCGCCGTGGTGTCGCATATCAGCGAGCGTGTCGCGGTGATGTATCTCGGCCAGTTCGTCGAGCTCGGCCCGACCGAGGAGGTCGCCGAGCGGCCGCTGCATCCCTACACGATCGCGCTGCTCTCGGCCGAGCCACGGCCGCTGCCTTCGTCGATGCGGCAGGATAGCCGCATCGTGCTGCAAGGCGAAGTGCCGAGCCCGATCGATCCGCCGTCGGGCTGCCGTTTCCGCACCCGCTGCCCGCATGCGCAGCCGCTCTGCACCGAGCGCGTGCCGGAGTGGCGCGAGCTGAAGCCCGATCACTGGGTGGCCTGCCACTTCGCCGACCGCCCGAATTTTTCGCCCAATTGA
- a CDS encoding ABC transporter substrate-binding protein, translating to MTMTTRREVMALLSGALASTTIGGRVFAQAAPKKGGTLRISAPANPSSLDPATGGAGSDHAFLFTMYDTLVEWEFETLKPKPGLAESWKFTDPSTLVLNIRSGVSFHDGTPLDAEAVKFNLDRNRSDAKSNIKADLLSVDAVEVTGPQQVTLKLKTPDTALPGILSDRAGMMVSPTALKAADGGVVTRKPVGAGAYAFVSWADGEKIVVKRNEKYWKPNRPYPDGIEFSIIPELTTGARSVSAGQNDLIYQLPPRQKAIIERASSVKVVHGPTLYVFQIFLNWAKPPFDNVKVRQALNFAIDREAFVKAALAGLAEPAYMNLPKAHWAYDAEVAKLYPYDPDKARKLLAEAGFKEGTPIEIGGYTDQDSVQREEILIEQLRKAGINVKFVNGTVAEASAAFFGAEKKGAGLLSAWTGRPDPSLTYSLMFTKDAYFNAGRAGVPPELEAAIKDSRASEDIEVRRKAFAAVQRLVMENAFVVPLAFQFELVAMNKKVQGYRPNLLGKPKYDDVWLES from the coding sequence ATGACAATGACGACACGACGCGAGGTGATGGCGTTGCTCTCGGGCGCACTGGCCAGCACGACCATCGGCGGCCGCGTGTTCGCGCAAGCCGCGCCGAAGAAGGGCGGCACCTTGCGGATCTCGGCGCCGGCCAATCCGTCGAGCCTCGACCCCGCCACCGGCGGCGCCGGCTCCGACCACGCCTTCCTGTTCACGATGTACGACACGCTGGTCGAGTGGGAATTCGAGACGCTGAAGCCCAAGCCGGGACTTGCCGAGAGCTGGAAGTTCACCGATCCCAGTACGCTGGTGCTCAACATCCGCTCGGGTGTCAGCTTCCATGACGGCACGCCGCTCGATGCGGAAGCCGTGAAATTCAACCTCGATCGCAACCGCAGCGATGCGAAGTCGAACATCAAGGCCGATCTGCTGTCGGTCGACGCGGTCGAGGTCACCGGCCCGCAGCAGGTCACGCTGAAACTGAAGACGCCGGATACGGCCTTGCCGGGCATCCTGTCCGATCGCGCCGGCATGATGGTGTCGCCGACGGCATTAAAGGCGGCCGACGGCGGCGTCGTGACCCGCAAGCCGGTCGGCGCCGGCGCCTACGCCTTCGTGAGCTGGGCCGACGGCGAGAAGATCGTGGTCAAGCGCAACGAGAAATACTGGAAGCCGAACCGGCCCTATCCCGACGGCATCGAATTCTCGATCATTCCGGAGCTGACGACGGGCGCACGCTCGGTCTCGGCGGGCCAGAACGACCTGATCTATCAGCTGCCGCCGCGGCAGAAGGCGATCATCGAACGCGCGTCGAGCGTCAAGGTGGTGCACGGCCCGACGCTCTATGTGTTCCAGATCTTCCTGAACTGGGCGAAGCCGCCGTTCGACAACGTCAAGGTCCGCCAGGCGCTGAACTTCGCGATCGATCGCGAGGCCTTTGTCAAGGCCGCGCTCGCAGGCCTGGCCGAGCCGGCCTACATGAACCTGCCCAAGGCGCACTGGGCCTATGATGCCGAGGTCGCGAAACTCTATCCCTACGATCCCGACAAGGCACGTAAGCTGCTCGCCGAGGCCGGCTTCAAGGAAGGCACCCCGATCGAGATCGGTGGCTACACCGATCAGGATTCGGTGCAGCGCGAGGAGATCCTGATCGAGCAATTGCGCAAGGCCGGTATCAACGTGAAGTTCGTCAACGGCACGGTCGCGGAAGCCTCTGCCGCCTTCTTCGGTGCGGAGAAGAAGGGCGCCGGGTTGCTCTCGGCCTGGACCGGGCGGCCCGACCCGAGTCTGACCTATTCGCTGATGTTCACCAAGGACGCCTATTTCAATGCCGGCCGCGCGGGCGTGCCCCCGGAGCTCGAGGCCGCGATCAAGGACTCGCGGGCCTCTGAGGATATCGAGGTCAGGCGCAAGGCCTTCGCCGCGGTGCAGCGGCTGGTGATGGAGAACGCCTTCGTGGTGCCGTTGGCGTTCCAGTTCGAGCTGGTTGCCATGAACAAGAAGGTGCAGGGCTATCGGCCGAACCTGCTCGGCAAGCCGAAATACGACGACGTCTGGCTGGAGAGCTAG
- a CDS encoding ABC transporter permease — translation MARRSPVKVIGSRLLQALPVIVLATLMVFALLKLVPGDIAVTLAGDNATDARITEIRQLYGLDRPFLVQYGAWLGHVVQGDLSQSLLTGEKVADSIGRAFPNTLLIVVIALVLALATGIPMGVIAAIKPNGWIDKLISMIASLGVAVPGFWLAMILVAEFSLKLNWLPATGAKSFSASPIDAIRHALLPGIAIAAYGMAEVARQLRGALLEVLSSQYVRTLHAKGLSMSRILWQHGLKNVGVNLLTIISLLVNRMLAATVVIEAVFAIPGLGSLIVRGAIQRDFPIVQGVVFTMVVVVIAVNLIADLLCAAIDPRIEQ, via the coding sequence ATGGCGCGACGGTCACCAGTCAAGGTCATCGGCAGCCGCCTGTTGCAGGCGCTGCCCGTGATCGTGCTCGCGACCTTGATGGTGTTCGCGCTGCTCAAGCTGGTGCCCGGCGACATCGCCGTGACGCTGGCAGGCGACAACGCCACCGATGCGCGGATTACCGAGATCAGGCAGCTCTATGGTCTGGACCGGCCGTTCCTGGTGCAATATGGCGCCTGGCTCGGCCATGTCGTGCAGGGCGATCTCTCGCAATCACTGCTGACCGGCGAGAAGGTCGCCGATTCGATCGGGCGCGCTTTCCCGAACACGCTGCTGATCGTCGTGATCGCGCTGGTGCTGGCGCTGGCGACCGGCATCCCGATGGGCGTGATTGCCGCGATCAAGCCGAACGGCTGGATCGACAAGCTGATCAGCATGATCGCCTCGCTCGGCGTCGCGGTGCCCGGCTTCTGGCTGGCGATGATCCTGGTCGCGGAATTCTCGCTGAAGCTGAACTGGCTGCCGGCGACCGGCGCGAAATCCTTCAGCGCCTCGCCGATCGATGCGATCAGGCACGCGCTGCTGCCGGGGATCGCGATCGCGGCCTACGGCATGGCGGAGGTGGCACGCCAGCTCCGCGGTGCGTTGCTGGAGGTGCTGTCGTCGCAATATGTCCGCACCCTGCATGCCAAGGGGCTGTCGATGTCCCGCATCCTCTGGCAGCACGGGCTGAAGAATGTCGGCGTCAATCTGCTGACGATCATCAGCCTCCTGGTCAACCGCATGCTGGCTGCGACCGTGGTGATCGAAGCGGTGTTCGCGATCCCCGGGCTCGGCAGCCTGATCGTGCGCGGCGCGATCCAGCGCGATTTCCCGATCGTGCAGGGCGTCGTCTTCACCATGGTGGTGGTGGTGATCGCGGTGAACCTGATCGCCGATCTGCTATGCGCGGCGATCGATCCGAGGATCGAGCAATGA
- a CDS encoding ABC transporter permease — protein MTDTALASPKAPARPTRLRRLLRWLAGDLRAALSILVLSVLVIVAIGAPWIAPYAPTAQDVNNMLAPPGPLHLLGTDDLGRDVFSRLIYGAPATVYASLLAVGVAVLIGLPVGLIAGYFGGWIDDIVSRIIDTFLSFPAIVLAIAVTGALGIGLTNGMIAIGITMFPALARIVRARTLIVRQELYVDASRGFGAPTWHILWRHVLPNTLQPVIVQVTLLLAAALLAEASLSFLGLGIQPPDPSWGAMLARAYQYMEIAPEQMYAPGLAILVVSLAFNALGESLRVVLDPTMKDR, from the coding sequence ATGACCGATACCGCGCTCGCATCCCCGAAGGCGCCGGCCAGGCCGACCCGGCTGCGGCGTCTGCTGCGCTGGCTCGCCGGTGACCTCCGGGCCGCGCTGTCGATCCTGGTGCTGTCAGTGCTGGTCATCGTCGCGATCGGCGCGCCATGGATCGCGCCCTACGCGCCGACTGCGCAGGACGTCAACAACATGCTGGCGCCGCCCGGACCGCTGCATCTGCTCGGCACCGACGATCTCGGTCGCGATGTGTTCTCGCGCCTGATCTATGGCGCGCCGGCCACCGTCTATGCCAGCCTGCTCGCGGTCGGCGTCGCGGTCCTGATCGGGCTGCCGGTCGGCCTGATCGCCGGCTATTTCGGCGGCTGGATCGACGACATCGTCAGCCGCATCATCGATACCTTCCTGTCATTCCCGGCCATCGTGCTGGCGATCGCGGTGACCGGCGCACTCGGCATCGGGCTGACCAACGGCATGATCGCGATCGGCATCACAATGTTTCCGGCGCTGGCCCGCATCGTCCGCGCCCGCACGCTGATCGTGCGGCAGGAGCTCTATGTCGATGCGTCCAGGGGCTTTGGCGCGCCGACCTGGCACATCCTGTGGCGCCACGTGCTGCCGAACACGTTGCAGCCGGTCATCGTGCAGGTGACCTTGCTGCTCGCCGCCGCGCTGCTGGCGGAAGCCAGCCTGTCGTTCCTCGGCCTCGGCATCCAGCCGCCGGATCCGAGCTGGGGCGCCATGCTGGCGCGTGCCTATCAATACATGGAGATTGCGCCCGAGCAGATGTATGCGCCGGGCCTTGCCATTCTCGTCGTCTCCCTGGCGTTCAATGCGCTGGGAGAATCCTTGCGTGTCGTCCTCGATCCCACGATGAAGGATCGTTAG